From the Solanum pennellii chromosome 4, SPENNV200 genome, one window contains:
- the LOC107018248 gene encoding putative late blight resistance protein homolog R1A-10 has translation MAAYTAVISLLQTLDQPNISELFHDHTTEMLDSLRATAEYFQDVLENSSNEKIKSLEEDIRVVVSEAEDVVEMKISKVIEELSWTFGILQHQDMLPVVEKMDTTKKQVMEILSHDADQILETSDGDSLIGASSMSDPMLSDQLKDDIVQGLDGDLKIIDKRLRGPTSDLDIVTISGMGGIGKTTLAKKAYDHLPIRYHFDIFVWVTISQEFRYRNVLLEALHCISKKNAKHYDKMEDNELADLVQKNLKGPRYLIVVDDIWSRDVWDSISQIFPNRNNGSRVLLTTRETDVAMYADTCSPHKMNLLNLDSSWKLLRDKVFGLEHDHPPELDEIGKTIAGKCQGLPLIISVIAGHLSKTVPKTLLNWKYVAQTLSEIIASNPNKCLAVLGLSYHHLPNRLKPCFLSMGDFPEDFQVDTRRLIQLWIAEGFIRKSSGCRESLEEVAEHCLEDLISRNLIMARKRRFNGEVKVCGIHDVLREFCLLEAEMTKFTHVVRAPFSPAKKHNVRRFSIQECHYAIKKLPPVTRSMYCFYPLHLLFESRTASPWKLPIIHYDPITLGFLSRFNLLRVLVIIHDELRGWFDSFPLVITKLFHLRYLHVEPLSRNIPESISELLNLQTLISSCSPLLGMKLPSKIWLMKNLKYISLGRNTYLPSPRINKNLVTVMPNLEKFFGLCYTSCTNEVFSSIPNLKILTIHVAFTFKEAIVPYRLLDMSSLRKLEAFKLSWNKNWENPIKRFVFPTLLRRLTLTFCSKFIWEEISSTFIMLPNLEKLKLKYCGADDDAWIMSDKDIFKSLKLLLLSELNLKRWEASSDNFPNLKRLVLKKCEDLQEIPTDFGEICTLESIELHDCSATSEDSARNIEQEQEDMGNNILKVYIHNSHIEEWKLI, from the exons ATGGCAGCTTATACCGCTgtaatttctcttcttcaaactcttGATCAACCAAATATTTCAGAACTCTTTCATGATCACACTACTGAAATGCTCGATTCTCTTCGTGCTACAGCTGAATATTTTCAAGATGTTCTTGAAAACAGTAGCAATGAGAAAATCAAATCTTTGGAGGAAGATATTAGAGTTGTTGTTAGCGAGGCAGAGGATGTTGTTGAAATGAAGATTTCTAAAGTCATCGAAGAATTAAGCTGGACATTTGGAATTTTACAACACCAGGATATGCTACCAGTTGTTGAAAAAATGGATACGACAAAGAAACAAGTGATGGAGATTCTTTCTCATGATGCTGATCAAATTCTTGAAACAAGTGATGGAGATTCCTTGATTGGTGCTTCTTCTATGAGTGATCCAATGCTGTCAGATCAGTTGAAAGATGATATCGTGCAGGGACTTGATGGTGACTTGAAGATAATAGATAAACGATTGAGAGGACCAACGTCGGATCTAGACATTGTCACCATATCAGGTATGGGTGGCATTGGCAAAACAACACTCGCTAAAAAAGCTTATGATCATCTTCCAATCAGGTATCACTTTGACATTTTTGTTTGGGTTACAATATCTCAAGAATTTCGATATAGAAATGTATTGTTAGAAGCTTTACATTGCATTtcaaagaaaaatgcaaaacattATGATAAGATGGAAGACAATGAGTTAGCTGACCTGGTGCAAAAGAACCTAAAGGGTCCAAGATACCttattgttgttgatgataTTTGGAGTAGGGATGTTTGGGATAGCATATCACAAATATTTCCTAACCGCAACAATGGGAGTCGAGTCTTATTGACTACTAGGGAAACTGATGTAGCAATGTATGCAGATACTTGTAGCCCTCATAAGATGAACCTCTTAAATTTAGATAGCAGTTGGAAGTTACTTCGTGATAAGGTGTTTGGACTAGAACACGATCATCCTCCCGAGTTGGATGAAATTGGAAAAACAATAGCAGGAAAATGTCAAGGACTTCCCTTAATAATTTCAGTGATTGCAGGGCATCTTTCTAAAACGGTGCCCAAGACATTATTAAATTGGAAGTATGTTGCCCAAACCTTGAGTGAAATCATTGCTAGTAATCCAAATAAATGTTTAGCCGTTCTCGGTTTGAGTTACCATCACTTGCCTAATAGACTCAAACCATGCTTTCTTTCAATGGGGGATTTCCCAGAAGATTTTCAAGTTGATACTCGGAGATTGATCCAATTATGGATCGCAGAAGGTTTCATAAGGAAGTCTTCCGGATGTCGTGAAAGCTTGGAGGAAGTGGCTGAACATTGTCTGGAGGATCTTATCAGCAGGAATTTGATAATGGCTAGAAAAAGGAGATTCAATGGTGAGGTAAAAGTATGCGGAATACATGATGTTCTGCGTGAGTTCTGTTTGTTAGAAGCTGAAATGACAAAGTTTACACATGTTGTGAGAGCTCCTTTTTCACCAGCAAAAAAGCATAATGTTCGTCGCTTCAGTATTCAAGAGTGTCATTATGCTATTAAGAAATTACCCCCTGTTACCAGATCTATGTACTGTTTTTATCCACTTCATCTACTATTTGAATCCCGTACTGCAAGTCCTTGGAAATTGCCCATCATCCATTATGATCCTATAACACTTGGATTTCTCTCTCGTTTCAACCTTCTCAGGGTATTGGTCATCATCCATGATGAATTGCGAGGGTGGTTCGACTCATTTCCACTTGTGATTACAAAGTTATTTCATTTGAGATATCTCCATGTTGAACCTTTAAGCAGGAATATTCCTGAATCAATCTCAGAGCTTCTGAATTTGCAAACTCTTATTTCTAGCTGTAGTCCTCTACTCGGAATGAAGTTACCTAGCAAGATATGGTTGATGAAGAACTTGAAGTACATATCTTTAGGGAGAAACACTTATTTACCAAGTCCTAGAATAAATAAGAATCTTGTGACAGTGATGCCAAATCTAGAGAAATTTTTCGGTCTTTGTTACACAAGTTGTACAAATGAAGTCTTTTCTAGCATTCCCAATCTAAAGATATTGACCATTCATGTAGCTTTTACATTTAAAGAAGCAATTGTTCCCTATCGTCTCTTGGATATGTCGAGCTTGAGAAAACTTGAGGCATTCAAGCTTTCCTGGAACAAGAATTGGGAAAACCCCATCAAGAGATTTGTGTTTCCAACATTACTTAGGAGGTTGACTTTAACTTTTTGTAGTAAGTTCATTTGGGAAGAGATATCATCAACTTTTATCATGTTGCCAAATCTTGAAAAGCTCAAACTTAAATATTGTGGAGCCGATGATGATGCATGGATAATGAGCGATAAAGACATATTCAAAAGCTTGAAGTTGTTGTTACTGAGCGAGCTAAATCTTAAGCGTTGGGAAGCTAGCAGTGATAACTTCCCTAATCTAAAACGCCTTGTTCTGAAGAAATGTGAGGACCTGCAAGAAATTCCaacagattttggggaaatttgTACTTTGGAATCGATTGAGTTACATGATTGCAGCGCTACTTCTGAGGATTCTGCCAGAAATATCGAACAAGAACAAGAGGACATGGGAAATAATATCCTTAAGGTCTACATCCATAACAGCCACATTGA GGAATGGAAGCTTATTTGA
- the LOC107015537 gene encoding uncharacterized protein LOC107015537, with protein MPAATLLCTKTLIYGNQSVIHGRQEYNSAFGRNVKLSETSSLLRLKLKVKKSIQLGRRIPVFTTRAGGGRRDGGGVDSIIERDDKLRKLTQAILWTAEGVYVLWLFLLPYAPGDPVWAISSETVNDLVGLSLNFFFILPLLNAGGIHLIEAPVLHPMSEGLFNFVIGWTFMFAPLLFSDRKRDRFKGSLDLLWGFQMFLTNTFLIPYMAIRLNKGDSEYPPRATSQLGSIMTRGASVVGLVGGAACLLSTFWAFYGRGDGDFGSISNRWEFLLSYLSSERLAYAFIWDICLYIIFQPWLIGDNLQNIQEDKADIVRYLRYVPVVGLVAYCLCLDPEDEN; from the exons ATGCCGGCGGCAACTCTGCTATGCACAAAGACTCTCATATACGGAAATCAATCTGTTATCCATGGAAGACAGGAGTATAATTCGGCATTTGGACGAAATGTGAAATTGTCCGAGACAAGTTCTCTGTTACGGTTGAAGCTTAAAGTGAAGAAGAGTATACAATTAGGTCGTCGGATACCGGTTTTTACCACTAGAGCTGGCGGCGGCCGTCGCGATGGCGGAGGAGTGGATTCAATTATTGAAAGGGATGATAAATTGAGGAAATTAACTCAGGCTATACTGTGGACCGCAGAAGGCGTTTATGTATTGTGGCTCTTTTTACTTCCTTATGCACCT GGAGATCCTGTATGGGCAATTAGTTCAGAAACAGTCAATGATTTGGTTGGTCTCTCCctcaatttcttcttcattctgCCTCTTCTGAATGCTG GGGGCATCCACTTGATAGAGGCACCGGTGCTTCATCCA ATGTCTGAAGGActgtttaattttgtaattgGCTGGACGTTCATGTTTGCACCTTTACTGTTCAGTGATCGTAAGAGAGACAGATTCAAGGGATCACTAGATCTTCTCTGGGGCTTTCAAATGTTCCTCACAAACA CATTTTTAATTCCATACATGGCTATTCGGCTAAACAAGGGTGACTCAGAGTACCCTCCAAGAGCAACCTCTCAACTTGGTTCGATCATGACTCGTGGTGCATCTGTTGTTGGACTGGTCGGTGGAGCTGCCTGTTTGCTTTCGACATTTTGGGCCTTTTATGGGAGAGGAGATGGTGATTTTGGCAGTATATCTAATAGATGGGAGTTCTTGCTCAGCTATCTATCCTCTGAAAGACTTGCTTATGCCTTCATCTGGGATATTTGTCTCTACATTATTTTCCAACCTTGGTTGATAGGAGATAACTTGCAAAACATCCAGGAAGATAAGGCTGACATAGTGAGATATCTCAGATATGTTCCAGTTGTTGGCTTAGTTGCTTACTGCCTTTGTTTGGATCCTGAAGATGAAAACTAG
- the LOC107018247 gene encoding putative late blight resistance protein homolog R1A-10, translating to MAAYTAVISLLQTLDQPNISKLFHDHTTEMLDSLRATAEYFQDVLENSSNEKIKSLEEDIRVVVSEAEDVVEMKISKVIEELSWTFGILQHQDMLPVVEKMDTTKKQVVEILSHDADQILELTRDSLIGASSRSNQMLSDQMKDDIIQGLDVDLEIIDKRLRGPTSDLDILTISGMGGIGKTTLAEKVYDHLPIRYHFDIFVWVTISQEFRYRNVWLEALHCISKQRVIVNTKDYDKMEDNELADLVQKNLKGPRYLVVVDDIWSRDVWDSISQIFPNRNNRSRVLLTTRETDVAMYADTSSPHKMNLLNLDSSWKLLRDKVFGLEHDHPPELDEIGKTIAGKCQGLPLIISVIAGHLSKTVPKTLLNWKYVAQTLSEIIASNPNKCLAVLGLSYHHLPNRLKPCFLSMGDFPEDFQVDIRRLIQLWIAEGFIRKSSGCRESLEEVAEHYLEDLISRNLIMARKRRFNGEVKVCGIHDLLREFCLLEAEMTKFTHVVRAPFSPAEKHNVRRFSIQEYHNANEKLPPVTRSIYCFDPLSLLFESCTASPCELPVIDYDPIILGFLPCFNLLRVLVIIHDEMLRFDSFPLVITKLFHLRYLHVEHLRLNIPESISELLNLQTLISNCSPVSGMTLPKKIWLLKNLKYISLGRNTYLPSPRINKNLVTVMPNLEKFFGLCYTSCTNEVFSSIPNLKILTIHVPITFKEEIVSYRLLDMSSLRKLEAFKLSWNGSWENPIKTFVFPTSVRRLTLSFCSKFIWEEISSTFIMLPNLEELKLKYCEADDDVWIMTDKDIFKSLKLLLLSELNLKRWEASSDNFPNLKRLVLKRCEDLQEIPTDFGEICTLESIELHDCSATSEDSARNIEQEQEDMGNNMLKVYIRNSNRNGSLF from the exons ATGGCAGCTTATACCGCTgtaatttctcttcttcaaactcttgatcaaccaaatatttcaaaactctTTCATGATCACACTACTGAAATGCTCGATTCTCTTCGTGCTACAGCTGAATATTTTCAAGATGTTCTTGAAAACAGTAGCAATGAGAAAATCAAATCTTTGGAGGAAGATATTAGAGTTGTTGTTAGCGAGGCAGAGGATGTTGTTGAAATGAAGATTTCTAAAGTCATCGAAGAATTAAGCTGGACATTTGGAATTTTACAACACCAGGATATGCTACCAGTTGTTGAAAAAATGGATACGACAAAGAAACAAGTGGTGGAGATTCTTTCTCATGATGCTGATCAAATTCTTGAATTAACCCGGGATTCCTTGATTGGTGCTTCCTCTAGGAGTAATCAAATGCTGTCAGATCAGATGAAAGATGATATCATTCAGGGACTTGATGTTGACTTGGAGATAATAGATAAAAGATTGAGAGGACCAACGTCGGATCTAGACATTCTCACCATATCAGGTATGGGTGGCATTGGCAAAACAACACTCGCTGAAAAAGTTTATGACCATCTTCCAATCAGGTATCACTTTGACATTTTTGTTTGGGTtacaatttctcaagagtttcGATATAGAAATGTATGGTTAGAAGCTTTACATTGCATCTCAAAGCAAAGAGTTATTGTGAACACAAAAGATTATGATAAGATGGAAGACAACGAGTTAGCTGACCTGGTGCAAAAGAACCTAAAGGGTCCAAGATaccttgttgttgttgatgatattTGGAGTAGGGATGTTTGGGATAGCATATCACAAATATTTCCTAACCGCAACAATAGGAGTCGAGTCTTATTGACTACTAGGGAAACTGATGTAGCAATGTATGCAGATACTAGTAGCCCTCATAAGATGAACCTCTTAAATTTAGATAGCAGTTGGAAGTTACTTCGTGATAAGGTGTTTGGACTAGAACACGATCATCCTCCCGAGTTGGATGAAATTGGAAAAACAATAGCAGGAAAATGTCAAGGACTTCCCTTAATAATTTCAGTGATTGCAGGGCATCTTTCTAAAACGGTGCCCAAGACATTATTAAATTGGAAGTATGTTGCCCAAACCTTGAGTGAAATCATTGCTAGTAATCCAAATAAATGTTTAGCCGTTCTCGGTTTGAGTTACCATCACTTGCCTAATAGACTCAAACCATGCTTTCTTTCAATGGGGGATTTCCCAGAAGATTTTCAAGTTGATATTCGGAGATTGATCCAATTATGGATCGCTGAAGGTTTCATAAGGAAGTCTTCCGGATGTCGTGAAAGCTTGGAGGAAGTGGCTGAACATTATCTGGAGGATCTTATCAGCAGGAATTTGATAATGGCTAGAAAAAGGAGATTCAATGGTGAGGTAAAAGTATGCGGAATACATGATCTTCTGCGTGAGTTCTGTTTGTTAGAAGCTGAAATGACAAAGTTTACACATGTTGTGAGAGCTCCTTTTTCACCAGCAGAAAAGCATAATGTTCGTCGCTTCAGTATTCAAGAGTATCATAATGCTAATGAGAAATTACCCCCTGTTACCAGATCTATTTACTGTTTTGATCCACTTAGTCTACTATTTGAATCCTGTACTGCAAGTCCTTGTGAATTGCCCGTCATCGATTATGATCCTATAATACTGGGATTTCTCCCTTGTTTCAACCTTCTCAGGGTATTGGTCATCATCCATGATGAAATGCTACGGTTCGACTCATTTCCACTTGTGATTACGAAGTTATTTCATTTGAGATATCTCCATGTTGAACATTTACGCTTGAATATTCCTGAATCAATCTCAGAGCTTCTGAATTTGCAAACTCTTATTTCTAACTGTAGTCCTGTATCGGGAATGACTTTACCTAAGAAGATATGGTTGTTGAAGAACTTGAAGTACATATCTTTAGGAAGAAACACTTATTTACCAAGTCCTAGAATAAATAAGAATCTTGTGACAGTGATGCCAAATCTAGAGAAATTTTTCGGTCTTTGTTACACAAGTTGTACAAATGAAGTCTTTTCTAGCATTCCCAATCTAAAGATATTGACCATTCATGTACCTATTACATTTAAAGAAGAAATTGTTTCCTATCGTCTCTTGGATATGTCGAGCTTGAGAAAACTTGAGGCATTCAAGCTTTCCTGGAACGGTAGTTGGGAAAACCCCATCAAGACATTTGTTTTTCCAACATCAGTTAGGAGGTTGACTTTATCTTTTTGTAGTAAGTTCATTTGGGAAGAGATATCATCAACTTTTATCATGTTGCCAAATCTTGAAGAGCTCAAACTTAAATATTGTGAAGCCGATGATGATGTATGGATAATGACCGATAAAGACATATTCAAAAGCTTGAAGTTGTTGTTACTGAGCGAGCTAAATCTTAAGCGTTGGGAAGCTAGCAGTGATAACTTCCCTAATCTAAAACGTCTTGTTCTGAAGAGATGTGAGGACCTGCAAGAAATTCCaacagattttggggaaatttgTACTTTGGAATCGATTGAGTTACATGATTGCAGCGCTACTTCTGAGGATTCTGCCAGAAATATCGAACAAGAACAAGAGGACATGGGAAATAATATGCTTAAGGTCTACATCCGTAACAGCAACA GGAATGGAAGCTTATTTTGA
- the LOC114076848 gene encoding uncharacterized protein LOC114076848 — protein MAASTAVISLLQTLDQPNISELYHGHTADTLDSLRATSEYFLDVLEKSSYKSGIDIEKIKSLEEKIIVVSSEAEYVVETKISEIIKGDSWTFGILQHQDMLPVVEKMDNTKKQVMEILSHDDADQILDGDLKIIDK, from the coding sequence ATGGCAGCTTCTACTGCTGTAATTTCTCTACTTCAAACTCTTGATCAACCAAATATTTCAGAACTCTATCATGGTCACACTGCTGATACGCTCGATTCTCTTCGTGCCACATCTGAGTATTTTCTAGATGTTCTTGAAAAATCTAGCTATAAGAGTGGGATTGACattgaaaaaatcaaatctttggaGGAAAAAATTATCGTTGTTTCTAGTGAGGCGGAGTATGTTGTTGaaacaaaaatttcagaaatcaTCAAAGGCGACAGCTGGACATTTGGAATTTTACAACACCAGGATATGCTACCAGTTGTTGAAAAAATGGATAATACAAAGAAACAAGTGATGGAGATTCTTTCTCATGATGATGCTGATCAAATTCTTGATGGTGACTTGAAGATAATAGATAAATGA
- the LOC107015681 gene encoding serine/threonine-protein phosphatase 2A 65 kDa regulatory subunit A beta isoform-like, producing the protein MAHLLLYPMVLDELKNDDIQLRLNSVRRLSSIACQLGEDRTRRELIPFLCRNTDDEDEVLLAMSEELGGFIPYVGGVEHAHVLLPLLGTLCTVEEICVRDKAVESLCRIGSQMRESDLIDWFVSLVKRLAAGEWFTARVSACGLFHIAYPSSPEMLKAELRSIYSQLSQDDMPMVRRSAAANLGKFAATIEPAFLKTDIMTMFEDLTQDDEDSVRLLAVEGCAALGKLLDPQDHVAHILPVIVNFSQDKSWRVRYMVANQLYELCEAVGPETSRKDLVPSYVRLLRDNEAEVRIAAAGKATKFSQILSPELFLQHILPSVKELSSDSSQHVRSALASVIMGMAPVLGKDATIVHLLPIFLSLLKDEFPDVRLNIISKLDQVNQVIGIDLLSQSLLPAIVELAEDRHWRVRLAIIEYIPLLASQLGVGFFDDKLGTLCMQWLQDEVYSIRDAAANNLKRLAEELGPEWAMQHIIPQVLGVINNSHYLYRMTILRAISLLAPVMGSEITCSKLLPVVITVAKDRVPNVKFNVAKVLQSLIPVVDQSVAEKMIRSSLVELAEDPDVDVRFYASQALQSIDGVMMSS; encoded by the exons ATGGCGCATTTGCTGTTGTATCCAATGGTATTAGATGAGCTGAAGAATGATGACATTCAATTGAGGTTGAATTCTGTTAGGAGGTTATCTTCTATTGCATGTCAACTTGGTGAAGACAGAACCAGGAGGGAGTTGATCCCCTTTTTGTGCAGAAACACTGATGACGAAGATGAGGTTCTACTTGCCATGTCAGAAGAGTTAGGCGGTTTTATTCCTTATGTTGGAGGAGTGGAGCATGCTCATGTGTTGCTCCCTCTTTTGGGAACCCTTTGCACTGTGGAGGAGATCTGTGTGAGGGACAAAGCTGTGGAGTCATTGTGTAGAATTGGATCCCAGATGAGGGAGAGTGATTTGATTGATTGGTTTGTCTCTCTAGTGAAG AGGCTGGCAGCTGGTGAGTGGTTCACGGCTAGAGTTTCTGCTTGTGGACTATTTCACATTGCTTACCCAAGTTCCCCTGAGATGTTAAAGGCAGAGCTCCGGTCCATATATAGCCAGTTGTCTCAAGATGACATGCCTATGGTGAGAAGGTCAGCTGCAGCAAACTTGGGGAAGTTTGCTGCTACCATTGAACCAGCTTTCCTCAAGACTGACATCATGACAATGTTTGAAGATCTTACACAGGACG ATGAAGATTCTGTACGCTTACTAGCAGTTGAGGGCTGTGCTGCACTAGGCAAGTTGCTGGACCCCCAGGATCATGTTGCACATATTCTTCCTGTCATTGTCAACTTCTCTCAG GATAAGTCTTGGCGTGTACGGTACATGGTTGCAAACCAGTTGTATGAGCTGTGTGAAGCTGTGGGTCCTGAAACGAGCAG GAAGGACCTGGTTCCTTCTTATGTGCGTTTGCTGCGGGATAATGAAGCGGAAGTGCGTATAGCTGCTGCAGGGAAAGCCACCAAATTCAGTCAGATACTTAGTCCTGAGCTTTTTTTACAGCATATTCTTCCGTCTGTGAAG GAATTGTCATCCGACTCATCGCAGCACGTTAGATCTGCTTTGGCTTCTGTTATAATGGGGATGGCTCCTGTCCTCGGGAAG GATGCAACCATTGTACATCTTCTTCCAATTTTTCTTTCCCTTCTGAAGGATGAGTTTCCTGATGTGCGCCTCAACATCATTAGCAAACTTGATCAAGTCAATCAG GTGATTGGAATTGATTTATTATCCCAATCTCTGTTGCCAGCTATTGTTGAGCTGGCAGAGGATAGGCATTGGCGAGTTCGTCTGGCTATAATAGAATACATACCTCTGCTGGCCAGTCAGTTGGGTGTAGGATTTTTCGATGATAAGCTTGGCACCCTTTGCATGCAGTGGTTACAGGACGAG GTTTATTCAATCAGAGACGCTGCAGCTAATAACTTGAAGCGTCTCGCGGAAGAACTTGGTCCAGAATGGGCAATGCAGCATATAATTCCTCAG GTCTTGGGTGTTATTAATAATTCACATTATTTATACCGGATGACAATACTAAGGGCAATATCTTTACTTGCACCTGTGATGGGTTCTGAGATAACATGTTCTAAGTTGCTGCCAGTGGTTATTACTGTAGCAAAGGACAG AGTGCCCAACGTCAAATTTAATGTTGCAAAGGTGTTGCAGTCCCTTATCCCTGTTGTTGACCAATCA GTAGCAGAGAAAATGATTCGCTCTAGTTTAGTAGAGCTAGCTGAGGACCCTGATGTCGATGTCCGTTTTTATGCAAGTCAAGCACTTCAGTCAATTGATGGTGTCATGATGTCAAGCTAA